In the Rhea pennata isolate bPtePen1 chromosome 4, bPtePen1.pri, whole genome shotgun sequence genome, TGATGTTACTATCTTTGTGATTAATGCTATACTTGCAGtcatagagaaaagaaaataactaagGATCTCTAGACTACTAATGCAGATTCAGAACTTTAGTTCAACTGTTTTGTATCTTAgcagatttattattttgatcATATACAAGTCACTATAGTTTAAACAGGAGAGTATTTTtcaatgaagtattttaatttttgagagTGCTGAGGAGAAGAGATCAAGAAGGTGCAGCATTCTTAAAGCTGATTTAGTAAAAATGTTACCTACATCTCTGTATGGCATTtagtcattttgtttttaacttcattCCATCTTAACGGCTAATACTAGTAACTAATCCATGCTTGGTAATCTACAAATTAAGTGTTCAGTCTAGCACCCGGGATTAACTTCTACAATTACACAAATGTAAGTAATATgcagtattaaaatattacagagatTTTCTTAGAAACCCTGAAATTCAAGTTTGGCAGTAGGGCACATTCCAAAGACTATTTACAGCCAAGAATACACATAATGCATCATGTGGCAAACTTACTGTCACTGTAGCAATaattaaatttgaatatttaacTGTATAATCTGAGGTTATTACTTTAAGTGAGCACACCATGCAGCATCTGTTCCCAATTTGTatatagttatttaaaaatgtagataCTATTCCTTTTTCCATCAAGTAATACATTTAGCCATACTGAAAAGCCAACAGCTAAAACAGGCTGAAGGAGGACTTAGCTTCAGATTTTTGCcttcaaattttcctttttgcacaACATAATAATACTATTGAAGAGGAACTTCTCAGATTTCATGAAGCATAAGTATTGTGTTGATATACAAGGGAAAGTAAGTCAGTAGTGTTTCTGGGGAGTTTAGTAAGTGGGAAAATAAGCAGACATTTGACAGGAGTCATTTGATGCAGGGGGAAAAAGATAACTGTAGCCACTATTTAAATTAGAACCCATGTTATGAACTTCAAAGCATTCCATTTCCTGCtagtctcattttcttctcttagaaAAACACCATTCCCCACTTTCTTCCTAGAGGCATCAAAAATGCTTATAAGTACTGCCACTGCCATATTTactgaagaatatttaaatcCTACTGGTCTAAGTGTGTTTCAAGAATAGAGTAAGAAGAACAGAGAGGAACCAGATCTCTTGGTTGATGGAGGCCAAAAAAATAGTAACACtctattttaaaggaaaagacttGCTACTTATTCAAGTATTCTTTAAATAAGTGTACtgcatatacatgcatatactTTCAGAGAAGCATGCCCACGTGTGGAAAAAGCTTTCAGCATTAATTCTTCTCTTCAAACTAATCAATAAATTCAAAACCAATTAGTTTGGCCTCACTCTCCAAAGTGGTAAATAGAAGTTACCTTTCCCCTTCCATTAAGGGGGTTTAAGTAGACTTGgtaatttcagctttttactAAGTTTTCCAGAAAGTTATAGGTAAGCAGAGAGGAGTAAAAGTTATTCTAGCTATCAGCCAGTATGATGGTTTATTATCTAACAGTATTTGAAATTTCATATAgtatctttattcttttaaatagtgAGAAATTGTAGTAATTAACTACCAAAATTAGCAATCCTTAAGACCTACCTAGCATCTTAAATCTAACCTGAAGATCAACATTAAAGAATTCCAGATTTGACCATTGATTTCtcttaaatcttaaaattaaaaatatttaaattgatttataAGCGAGGAAAACTTAGCCTatttaaagtaaataattttccaaaaaaCTATTTCTCAGTATATGTCATAGGATAATTAAATATGGTGTGAAAGAACAGCATACATTCACATACTGTAGCCTTTGAATTTTTTAGAGCAATGTTGAATATCAATGTCACGGCTAGTAATTCTACATTAGTATGTTTAATCTCTTGCAAACACAGTTTGTTTGTATGAATATCATAGAAGGTTTATGATTCATCCAAGTAGTCTAGCTACAAGTCTAAACTTGTTAAAGTTTAGctttgaaaacagcagtaaGTAGTATCCAGTAGTGTGATGCAGGTGAAGACTATCCCTCCCCAATACCCAAACAGGATACTTAAAAACTCCAAAATTAAACATTACCTACAAGTGTATCACACTGAAAGTCTAATTAGTGTCAGATTTTGCAGTCTAATGCACCTATGGACACCAGTGATAAAATACTAAGAATAATTTCGCAAACAGTTTAGATCTCTGATCTCAATAATAGGAAAATTACTGGAGTGAGACTGTTGTGAtgtaaacagaatttttctcttttcacctATATTAGCACAGCAAATGCAGCTCCACTGCCTCAGTGGAGCAAGACTAAGTAGGATTTCTCAATGACTATCAAAAATTCAAAGTTATCTTAAatttacttaaatatatatactgcaaatatgaaaagcaaagtaAGTGTGCTATGTATTAAAAGCCAATATAGACTGTTGTGCAAAAAGCACCGTACACAAGACGTCCTCAACTGACTTGAAAGTCTGCATCACACATCAAGTTTACTAGACAATGTTTTACAAGACACCAAATTGCCAGTAATAACAAAACaagtcataaaaaaaatatcatgGAATATATCATGGTTAAGAGCTGTAtcttttttaagtaaaactCTCCGCAGTGTGTTTAAAACCAGTATTCTAGGCACAGACTGctgatgttttttttaaacatgcagtTGAAGATTACTCAACTACAATTTCAAAGTGGGAGCAAGGGAAGGATCTTAGTCAAAGGAGATGTCAGGAATATTGACTGACATACTCTGACCTCATACGTAAGGAACAAGATACCTCTTAGCATTGTTCCACTCAAGATAGAAGTTAACATTTCACACATTAAATACAGATTATACATTAGCTAACCTAACGTGCTCGAAAGCCCAGActtaattttagtttatttttcaaatacgAGTAACTGTTCTGATTCAGTGCTCACCTTTAAAGTACTTTACAGTTTTAACTCTTAGTTCTAAAGTAGCATCTTCATCGCATACAAAGATAGTGCGAGGgtgctgctggaaagcagaaactgtCCACATATGATTGACCCCTTCTTCAATTGCTTTGTACAATGCAAAAGCTTTATGTGCACCAGTTATAAGAATCATCACCTGCAAAAGAAAGGCCTCTCTTTATTTTCAATCTCAGTATTGAAACCAGCTATGGTCTTGAAAACAGACACATGCAACTAAAACTAAATGAGTTCTTACTTCTCTAGCATCCATCACTGTACCCACACCAACTGTTAGCGCCATAGTTGGTACTTTAGATAAGTCTCCATCAAAGTATTTAGCATTTGCCAAAATGGTGTCCATTGCTAAAGTCTTTAATCTTGTTCTTGAAGACAAACTTGATCCTGGTTCATTGAATGCAATGTGGCCATCTGGACCAATGccttttcaaagttaaaaaaaagtaaatcattCCAGAGCTACAAGTCAGATAtcttcagacattttaaaataaaagttttaggattaattctttctttacaaTCCCACTCTCAATAAAATGCACTAAAAACCTACTTCAGAGTAAGTTGTTGTTAGAAACTGGACACCAAACATTGTTTTGATACTCATACTGATTCTCTGTTAGTCACAGAACTTTCTTATCCTATATTGGAGAATAAATTCTTTTAGCAAATTTCTAGAAATAGGGACTACAGATTCAGTGCACTTGCTTAAACCTTAACTGATCACAATATTTTGTCTTACCTCCAACAAACAGATCAATTCCCCCAGcttcttcaattttcttttcaaatgcatcACATTCTGCCTGTAAGTCTGGAGCATTTCCATCAAGGATATGAGCATTATTTGGATCTATGTCAATATGTTTAAAGAAGTTATTCCACATATAAGAATGATAACTCTCTGGATGATTTCTGGGAAGTCCTGCAACCATTTAAAGTGATGTTAACATACTGCAAGATTTATTTAACCAACCTTAATCATTCTAGTCTACTTGTAACAAACATGGCATGGAGGACaaagcttgttttaaaacaatctatgaaattaaaacagaacTTGAAACAACACTGATGAGTTTCTCCTAATTGGTTTAATGTAGTCAATTTGCATAAATATCACAAAGGAGGTAAAATCgttgaaagaaataaagtgaCAATACTGTGTGGCAAAGTACTTCCTGCGAGTATTTCAGTTATTTACAAGCAGTGAATTTATCCCAGAATCTATCTGGACTAGTTAATAACTCTTCGCATATTATTAGAATAATTAAGACAATACACGCTCAGATTATCCAGTGCACTAATGTAAAAGCACAAACATAAAGGACAAAATCAAAGTCTAGTATCTAAGAATGCTTAACAATTTTCATGAAGAAAGTTTCAGTGTATCATTCTCAAAAAATTAACACCACAGCTTACCTACATATTCATCCATATTGAAAGTCTTTACATATTTGAAAGAGAGATCTCCATTCTTGTGATATTCTATCAGCTTCTTGTAGCATCCCAAAGGCGTACTCCCTATTGAATAAAGTTTTTCTACTATGCTATATAtccacaaaacattttcagagtgTATTTAAATCTCTTCAAAGTCAGTTTTTGCTACAATGCTTTTcaacagaattaaaacaaaactatcaTTTCTCATCTATCATTATCAcaacttcttttaaaacaggaattttatatttaaattagaagTATGTTGGATAATGTCTAATaacattagaaaaatgtttattaccAAAAAATATAACTATTTTGCATGTTCATATAGAAACACTGTCTGTTAGCAGTAATGCAAATGCATTTCTCATTTTcgtaaaatttatttttttagtaaaaacaaTTACATAAgtttttttacaagaaaaacaaattacaagAAAACTTGCCTGTTGGTAGACCAAGTGTGAAATATCTTCCTTGACTTGGCTTGAACTGGATAATACGATTACAGATGTATTTTGCTGCCCATTCACTAGCCTGATCATAATCTTCAAGGATTACTAGTCGCATTATGGCGGTGAGAGACTTGcacaaagataaaataaacttaaacCTGGAGAAAACGTTAAAAGGTTAAAATAAGCACCATATGAATACTTATATAATCCTTTTAAGCAAGAGGAGCTAAACAATCACTTTTTGTACTGATGAAGCATAGCACTAAATAAAAAGGGATATTTTACTAGTGTAAATATATTGTCAATATACAATCAAAAAACATCTACAGAGTTTAAGCAATAAATACCAGCCACAAGTTACTTATCCAAATTCATacataaaattaaagcaatctGTGGGGAAAAGTTCGACcaggaagagaacaaaacacattttgaattttgatcttctaagtaacttttttttttgtacaagaGAACATCTTGTGCttgaaacacaaacaaacaatataaattagatttttttttaatgaccagTTGCTTCTCTAAAATTTAGAGAACAAGGCCTGGAATAACCCTGTATGTCTATTTTCCAAACATGTAATTGAAGTATTCAATTCCTTTCAGTCCCATCCAAATACCACAACAATGCTTCAGGTAAATCTATTGCTCTGCAAAAGCCTTAAAATAGAGGtatttaaatcctttaaaaatcatgggaaaaaataaggcataaGGTTTCACTTTTTCATTCCAACAGAGCTTTAGACAGAAGCCTGAGACATTCATTCTTCAGagtttttaattctgaatatcTACAAGACATGCCTGACTACTAAAGTATATGACTCTTTCTTGCATTTAAGTGAGGTAATTTTCCATGAGGCTCTGCTCAGGATCAGCTCTTAACAGAAAGACTGAAGATCTTTAGTCAGGTTGCAAGGCACTCAGCCCCTGCTTTTCACGATAGCATGCTTGGCACTAGTCAGAGGTGGAGTATAGCTGCCCTTAGACTTTACATGAACCTAAGTTTCAAACCCAGACGATAGCACACACAGATATCCTTAGCTGACCTGAGAAACCagttttagaagaaacaaaGTTACACTACAATACCATCTAACAGATCAGCATCTGCTCCACACACTAAACAAGGTAGGGAGCGACCATCACCTTCTGCTTGCTCCGCTGCTTCTGTTCCATTCCCAGGACTGTAAAACAGTCACAGGTCACACTCACCTCTGTAGAAGCAATGCTATGCTACTGGTACTAAAAACTTAACACCCTCGCTTTAACCCAGAGATCGAAGCAGTCACTACAAGTAGACCCTGCCGCTTCAAGGCAGCCCCATAAAGCCTCGAGGAATTTCCCCAAAGAAAACGGCAATGCTCTCTAGggaagagggggagagggggactTAGGAGGAGGGATTTGTACAACCGTGACTTCTCGGGTGGAGACGTCTTCAGGTGGCGAGTCCCCTGCGGCCTCGGAGGAGGAGGCgacgccgggccgggccgcgccacCGCCCTCGCTTCGCCCCACCGCGGCGGGCCAGGAGCCGCTGCCGCGGGCCTTTCGCGCCCGCCCTCCCCCGCGCACGGAAGGGAGCAGAACTgagcccccgccccgccccggtCGCCGCTCACCCccggggagccggcggcggcgaggggccgcggccCACCCgagcgcgctgccgccgcggaaCCGCCGCGGAaccgccgcccgctgcccgcgccgcggcacCCGGAAGCGGCCGGCGAGCACCGGAAATAGCCTCGGCGGGGGGGGGTTCACGCACGCGCGGCGCAGCGGCCGTTAAAAGCGGCCGTTGGTGGCGTTTGGGTGCTGTGTGGTGGGGGTGGTTTTGTGGTGGTTGGGGGGTTTTCTTGGAGGAAAGCAGCGTATTCTGGCGCCTGGGAAACTACTGGCGGTGTGGGGGCGGCCAGAGGCTGCAGCTTGCGCTTACACTTACCTCGCAGTAGGGCTGTTGGTCGAGGTCTTTCCTTCAAGGCTGTGCTTCTGGTGAAGGAAGAGTTGGGGAAGGCAGTGGGCCTCTGCTGAGCAATTAAGGTTTTGATGTGAGAAGCTACTCTTCTAAACTTAGGTATATGTTTTAAGCTACTACAAAAGAGACTGCCTTCAGttattgtaaaaaagaaaaaaaatcaactttctcattctgtgctttctttaaaGATGGTCAAGCAATATTACATATTAAGCCAGGCTGTATTCTGGTGCAGTAGGTTTTAGTGGTTGAAAAAGGGGCTAATGCTCTTAAAGGgaactactttaaaaatgagtatAGAAGTTGCAAAAAGTGAGAGCAAGCTATATTTgaatatgtatat is a window encoding:
- the GNPDA2 gene encoding glucosamine-6-phosphate isomerase 2 isoform X1, translated to MRLVILEDYDQASEWAAKYICNRIIQFKPSQGRYFTLGLPTGSTPLGCYKKLIEYHKNGDLSFKYVKTFNMDEYVGLPRNHPESYHSYMWNNFFKHIDIDPNNAHILDGNAPDLQAECDAFEKKIEEAGGIDLFVGGIGPDGHIAFNEPGSSLSSRTRLKTLAMDTILANAKYFDGDLSKVPTMALTVGVGTVMDAREVMILITGAHKAFALYKAIEEGVNHMWTVSAFQQHPRTIFVCDEDATLELRVKTVKYFKGLMHVHNKLVDPLYSMKEN
- the GNPDA2 gene encoding glucosamine-6-phosphate isomerase 2 isoform X2, which produces MRLVILEDYDQASEWAAKYICNRIIQFKPSQGRYFTLGLPTGLPRNHPESYHSYMWNNFFKHIDIDPNNAHILDGNAPDLQAECDAFEKKIEEAGGIDLFVGGIGPDGHIAFNEPGSSLSSRTRLKTLAMDTILANAKYFDGDLSKVPTMALTVGVGTVMDAREVMILITGAHKAFALYKAIEEGVNHMWTVSAFQQHPRTIFVCDEDATLELRVKTVKYFKGLMHVHNKLVDPLYSMKEN